The Fusarium oxysporum f. sp. lycopersici 4287 chromosome 1, whole genome shotgun sequence DNA segment TTTCCTACCAAGGAATCAGAACAGATATAATAACAGCCATATTAATAAATGATATGGAATGGCCCGAGACCATTCAATGTCATGCGATGCAGTGTGACGCGCGGGGTGTGTTATGTATGCGCATTGTTCAACGACAATCACAGCCTTCAGGATGCTCCCTTCAAGTCACATCACATTCCGTTTCCACATCAACAGCATGCTCACGCAGATGGCAACGCAACCAATCCTTCTTAAtaagcatcatcaaccatTCGGAACCGTGGAACCTATCCGAACTTGTCGCTTGAGTTGCCTCGCCTGTCTTGGTACAGTggacgagacgagacgacGACTCGCCGAGTATCTCAATGAGACGATCCATAGATCGGCCCAAACTAGCGGTCCTCAACGCTTGACACCGCCCTTCCAGAACGTGACACCAGCATTAATTACAGCCAGATCTCGAATAAGATGAGCACTCTGCCACTTTCAGTACTGGGTTCCCTAATCCGGTAGACCGTTCAAACCGCTCGTCTTCAACCGTCAGCCACTCACGGTACGCGCCTCCAAAAGAGACGCCGCCTCTCATGGAAACTATTCACTGAAGCCTCGACGCCCGGGTTTCAGGAGCCGGGGGCCCTTATGCTTCGTGGAGCCTTTACGGGGGAGACCGAAGGCCCGGGCCCCATGCTGGGCTCTGCGGGTGAGAAGCCGGAGGCCTTTTGTACATAAACAACTGGGGACCTACGGGAGTCGAGGGAATAATAAAAACCCTCAAATGGTttcagggagcaagaaaactcGAGACCAAATAgaagatgccaaaataaGCTCATCAAGTAGGCCTCTAAGTTTAGGATAATTTCCCCCCTCCCAaatctttttgtcacttggGATAAAGATGCTAGATTTTCTTTCCTCCCTCAACATGGCTCAAGCATAAACATGGCGTGGAGCATGCATGATAGCGTGCTGCCCGCTGCACCGTCAATTGCAAGTCGGTCTGTCTGTACCTGGGAGGCTTAGATAGGTAGAGTTTGACCAATCCCATTCCTGTCCACGCATTATTCTTTCACTGAGCTACCGTGGCAAACgagcattgcattgcatctCCATGTGCTTAGCGCTGCTCAACTCGCTACTGATGGTCGTTCGTCCTGAATCGGAAAGCCAATAGCCACTCAATTTGTTCTCAAAAGGTACCGAGTCAGTCAAGAGTCCAATGACCATTAGCCAACCAGCACTCACTCACATCAACCGCTTGACGCCTGAACCTGAACTCTGACTGGTGAGCGCGCCCTTACGCCTTGATCATGGTGAGACCCTTGCACAGGGATGGTGAGTGATGGCTCAGGGCTGAGGGATGGCCATAACGAGGATGGGCCCAGCTCATTGGGTGTAATATCATAGCCTGGGCGCTATCTATGGAGGAATGTCCGCCCTGGTCGCCATGACGTCGTGTCTAGAGAGTTACCCAATGCGAAGTGATGATCTGTGAATGCAGTAAAGAGGTACTATTCACGCTCAAGGTTGAACCAGCAACCATCAGTTGACAGTCCCCAATTAATTCATAATATGTTTTGACTCTCTTGACTCGGATAAAATACCACTTCTCAGCAAACCCTCACTGCTCCCGACCCCAGATTCCTCATCTTTTGGTCCTAATCTCAGGGACCTTGCGCTACTGCATGACAGTTCCATATTTAGCTCCCGCCAACAGAATGCTCCGATGCCGTTGGCCATGCTTTTCTCGTATCAGCGCTCGCTGACCTGAAGCAGTAGAGCATTTTCGTACCTTCATTCGTTGTTGTTTTATTAAGCTGAAAGGTGGCTCATCgtataaaaataaagaagCAAGAGGAGGTCTCTGTCTGTATGCATAACTAGATAGGTACTAATTAACTATGCATTACTCGGCATTATGCTGATTTTCTTGGTTTACAAAGAAATACCGCGCAAAACTCGGCTTCCGTGGGATTTAGTTTATAACGCAATCGCTTACAAGCGGGATGTTCTGTATGAGGGTTGCAACTTGTGAGTGACAAGGGACAGGTCATCCGTCAGGACGATCACATGTACATCATTTCTTTCACGACTCGATCAGACACAGTATGACATGTCCTACAACGTGGTTCTCATTTGCAACACTGTTGGTTCACCATCATGTATGTATTGTAAGGGCTCTCATATCTCGCGTCTCGTTACCAACAGCCACAGGTGGCCCTGAAATGAATCATCCAATATCAGCCGCATACATACGATTCAAGGAACGCCCGTCAATGCAGCCCAGTCTATCGACCATTGATACACATACAGATGCAGGCTAAGAGAAGATGTAGTATCCTAAGTTCCTGGCACGCTCGCAAGGATCATGATTCCTTTCATATCCAACAATATGCAAGACACTCATAAGTCTCAATATTCCCCTATCTTGTTCCTGGTGCTCCCGGAGGTGGAAGTTGGTCAGGTCCAAAAGACATTGGCAAAAGCTACATAACGTCAACCCTCAGCTCAAGAACAAAGGGACCAGAGCTCAACTACTAACCTGTCGCAGCTTTGCAATCACAAAATCCTCATTCTTATCGAACATGATAATGGGTGTATCCAGTGTGCAAAACTCGCGAATACTACATCACCGAGAACACACAACTCACCTGTTAGTCAaatccatcatcttcgtctACTCTCTCAAAGACATCCCCAGTAACAACTCACAACTGTCTACACATTCCACATGGACTCGCTGGTGGCGCAATATCAGTTGCGACAGCGATGGCTCGGAACCCACGATGACCGCTTGTCACAGCTGTACCAAGCGCCACGCGCTCTGCACATGTTCCCACAGGATACGACGCGTTTTCCACATTTGCGCCGCTCGTGAGCTCACCCTCGCTTGAGAGAACCGTTGCTCCGACGCGGAACTGGCTGTATGGGCAGTACGCTGTGGCCTTGGCTGCAACTGCACGCTCACGGAGCTCTGAGAACTCTTTCGGCGTAATGCCGTGTGCTGAACAGACTTCAGCCGCCTTGGCTGTGTCGCCTCTTGAGATAGTCTCTGGGGTCTCCATCATGTGACTTGAAGGGGGGGGGAAAGGGCAGAAAAGGGGGaaagggaagggaaagaagaagagaggaaaGGGCTTGTGGCAATTGGTGATTGATGTTTATATCCTATTCCGTGTCACTCGTCACTCGTTACACGGGCGGGCCCTTTATCGTGGGTGTCTCCGCATCGGGCGCCTCCGTAATGCGGGGCTGAGCGCCGAAATGACGGACCCTTCGGCTGGTTCCTATGATACCACCCACATTGCTTATCATTTCTTTCCTTCAATAATAGGTAGGTATCGTTTCTAACGTGCAAGGGTATATAGACTAGGTATATAGACTATCTATGTAGGTTGTGTCCAAATATGTATTATCAGATGCTATCAGCATTTTCTTATCTTCATGGTCTAATATTACTGTCATGACCATCATGCACCTTTTCCTTACATTGCTGCCATCCATTCTCATTACAAATACGTACATATGACACAGAGCAGCACAAAACTCCAAACTCATCGCTCATGCATACTGCTCGGCGAGCTGTTGTAGACTGGTGCTCGAACGAACCCGACGAATTCGTTTCCGTATCCTTTATCCCCAACTTGCATTTCTTGTAGGTCTTCTCTTTCATTTCATCTGGATTCCGGCATCTAGTAAAACCCATCAGATCCTCCAAGCCTACTTGAGGTCGAGCTGACTGTTGGCGTCGACTGTGCCGAGCTTGTGTCGCTTGGCGTTGCCGGTTCCACGACCTGACTTCGGATCGACGTGATCCATTCGTGCTGCAATAACTCAACTGCTGACGATCGGTTACGAGGGTCTCTTGTGAAACATTTCTTCAGGAAGTCGATTCCCTGAGGGCTGAGCTGATCTGTAGGTGGCAGCTGGGGCGGGTTCCCTTGCGCAATGTTGTACATGATCGCCCACTCGTTGTCGAGCTGTGCCCATGGCCTTCTTCCGGTAGCCATTTCCAGAATAACACAGCCCAGAGACCAGATGTCGACGGCCCCAGGCTTACCAGGGTTCTCGCCCTTGATCACCTCAGGTGACATATACATCGGGGTTCCTGTCATGGATCGGTTTGGCATTGTTGCTTGCTTCTCGCCAGCAAGTGTGCGGCCCTGTCGAGCAATTACCTTGGCGGCGCCAAAGTCCACATACTTGATGATTCCATTATGGTCGAGCAGAATATCTGCAACGTTGTTAGTTTCAGCACATCTGGGGGTACAAGATACACCACTTACTTTCGGGCTTGATGTCTCGGTGGGCAATGCCGCTCTCATGCAAATAGACAAGACCCTCGAGCAGTTGAAGCGCATATACCATGATGACCTGCTCGTCTTCGATTCGACCATGTTCCAAGAGACTGGCCAAAGATCCTCCCGAACAAAACTCCATGAAAATGTACACTCGGTCTCGATGCACTTCGATGCCATAGTATGATACCACATTGGGATGATCCAACACTTCCAGTACACCCATCTCCTCTCTAATTTGCTCGGCGATCTGTGGGATAAGTTTGGGATCCTGCAGTCGAATTTCCTTGACGGCCATCAGATGGCCCGTGTCAAGGTTCATTGCTGCATAGACGTTGCCAAATGTGCCGCCTCCCACGAATTGGCCTTGCTGCCAGCGCATCGTAACATTGGtggctgatgatgaaaggtaCGCCAACGATCGGTCGACTTCATTATTACCTTCTAGTACTCTTCCAACCCCCTGTCTCTCTGCAACCTTTTCACGTCGATACTCATCTACCCTTTCGAGCTCCTCCATGCGCTGTTCGGTGATGAATCGTGAAGCCTCTTCGTCGTTCAACATTCGGTTCTTGTCAAGCCTGCGGAACTGTCCCACCAAGGCTTCGATTCGTTCTTTCTCGGCCTGTGCCGCAAGGTTCGATCTGGCGCCCATGATATCGAAGTGAGAAATGAGAAGAGACATGCACCCTGCGACCTTGGAACGAAGCTTGGCATACTCATCCTCGCCTAGTGCAAGAATGTGACGGCCTCGTGTCATGCCCATGGCCAACTCTAGCGCGAGTACGGCCCATCGAAAGGTCTTTCGGTCAGATGCAACGCAGTCGTCGCAAATGAAGCTTACCCAATCGAGGGCGAGTTTGGTCAATTTGAGATTGTTCATCTGTCGCCTGTTGCTATCCATATAGAGTAACGAACGTTGGCCAAACTCCGTGGCGAAAACGAAGCATGTTTGAATAAGTTCTTGGCAGTCCTTTCCCCGAGCCTGTTTCCTGATGATTTCCACACTGTCCATGAAAGTATTGGAAAGCTTATATGCCACCCGCCTCGTTTCTGTCAATCTTGAGTTGACTTTGTGGATATTGGACCTCGATTCCTGCACAAGGTCAACATGCATATCGACAGCGTCAAGGAACGCCCTCCTCGCGTTGTGTAGGGTCTGGGGACTAGAAGCGCATAGGCGTATGTGTCCTCGCTTTAGGTCGAGGTTCAGGTCGCGTAAGGGTACTTCGATTACTTCGCCAAACCAATTGATGGGATCCTCTGGTCGGAGAATGAGGACATATTGCTCGCCGAGCTCGTCGGGAAACTGGTCCTTAGAAGTAATAGCCATCATAACGGGTATATCTTCCAGCCTCTCCCGTAACTCGGGCGATGCGATAACATATGTATTGTCTTGCTCAAGCAAACGAGTGTCGACTTGAAAGTGACCTGAAGCCACCAATTGGTCGTAGAACTTTTGTATGGTCTCTGGTGGGAAGGATATGCTGTAGTCTGATGCATGCTCGTAGTTGTCGTTCAGCATTCGAGTGAATCGCTGAAGCATCCGCTGGCGGACTCGTACGGAGTCGAGACAAGCCTTATAACGCTTACTCATTTCCGATGCGGTTTCCTTGGGCTTTGCTTGCAACTCCTTTTCGAAAGTCTGGCTGAGTctgttgagagccttgaaTGTGAGTGAGCTAAACTGCTCCGCAACTTCAATGTGACCTCGCTGCAGATGGCTACCGATTTCGTTGGCAAAATCCCATTCTTGAAACAAAAGTTCTGCTTCCTTGA contains these protein-coding regions:
- a CDS encoding STE/STE11/SSK protein kinase, with the protein product MTESSPRAVRFSGTEEDGRIDKNRSHRHETPIETNGDPHATQRQDELGNLSRYETSGHTGSLTSLLPGTVINGAPKSQRVAAGDDGAAYTPNGSWPQRPLGPARTPSNTYNPATSRKPAHPPVTPSFTESIRSSSKTRPRQSESRFRAQERAYVQKLRQDYSGGYFSSYSNLNGNDSDSEGETPSSEGPYDDRFDQETIMFYGNDNLQPTDEDLKDPENRERLEWHGMLEAVLTGDVVRQEKKRLIGSADQQAGKSAHKTELWLGIRSKVCGRHIPVQRRMLEESRSTLDRTLDEIINFQVKGESEAGKPPYEQVKDMVAKIEMCENLYPSWASLAAEHKAADSATFKEAHDAIISWYNTNEMINTELNILRKWVGNDELDFTRTKQRSPAVNGISSDETSFLDRLMKEDGLQSLYNDDNGNLEKGMLAPISTVISKAKDTLIRNSEPFRKRHLPPYLEELLTLISFPSRLIEEITRTRLAYARRVKESAQQNPLMQDQMISQFQLLLKFAIRIKIECTSIAHPEPGWDLPPCIDESFDQVVLEALKYYFKMLNWKLSGNKNTFKEAELLFQEWDFANEIGSHLQRGHIEVAEQFSSLTFKALNRLSQTFEKELQAKPKETASEMSKRYKACLDSVRVRQRMLQRFTRMLNDNYEHASDYSISFPPETIQKFYDQLVASGHFQVDTRLLEQDNTYVIASPELRERLEDIPVMMAITSKDQFPDELGEQYVLILRPEDPINWFGEVIEVPLRDLNLDLKRGHIRLCASSPQTLHNARRAFLDAVDMHVDLVQESRSNIHKVNSRLTETRRVAYKLSNTFMDSVEIIRKQARGKDCQELIQTCFVFATEFGQRSLLYMDSNRRQMNNLKLTKLALDWVSFICDDCVASDRKTFRWAVLALELAMGMTRGRHILALGEDEYAKLRSKVAGCMSLLISHFDIMGARSNLAAQAEKERIEALVGQFRRLDKNRMLNDEEASRFITEQRMEELERVDEYRREKVAERQGVGRVLEGNNEVDRSLAYLSSSATNVTMRWQQGQFVGGGTFGNVYAAMNLDTGHLMAVKEIRLQDPKLIPQIAEQIREEMGVLEVLDHPNVVSYYGIEVHRDRVYIFMEFCSGGSLASLLEHGRIEDEQVIMVYALQLLEGLVYLHESGIAHRDIKPENILLDHNGIIKYVDFGAAKVIARQGRTLAGEKQATMPNRSMTGTPMYMSPEVIKGENPGKPGAVDIWSLGCVILEMATGRRPWAQLDNEWAIMYNIAQGNPPQLPPTDQLSPQGIDFLKKCFTRDPRNRSSAVELLQHEWITSIRSQVVEPATPSDTSSAQSTPTVSSTSSRLGGSDGFY